A single window of Streptomyces xanthii DNA harbors:
- the pdxR gene encoding MocR-like pyridoxine biosynthesis transcription factor PdxR: protein MTETREAADRPAAPEVPGTDLHLELSGEGSLRVRLMHALREAVRSGRLAPGTRLPPYRTLARDLGIARNTVATAYAELVEEGWLSARQGSGTQVAPRGTPPRTAPSHRPRRAERPRVLHDLMPSSPDASSFPRSAWAASARRALATVPNDAFGVGDPRGRPELREALAEYLGRARGVRTEPDRIVVCSGFAHALSLLSGVLRGPLAVESYGLSFHRGLAERAGPRTVPLTVDAHGARVDELPASGAAAVLLTPAHQFPTGGPLHPERRAAVVAWARSHGGLLVEDDYDGEFRYDRQPVGAVQGLDPDRVAYLGSTSKSLSPALRLGWMVLPGPLTEEVLAAKGPREMWSGVVDQLTLADFLACGAYDRHLRRMRQHYRRRRDLVVRTLAERAPHIRVSGIAAGLHAVLELPPGTEESALRAARRAGLALDGLHAYRHPDSAMAPRDGLVISYGTPPDHGFAAALDTLCDVLPKAP from the coding sequence ATGACAGAGACCAGGGAGGCGGCGGACCGCCCCGCGGCGCCCGAGGTCCCCGGGACGGACCTCCATCTGGAACTGTCCGGGGAGGGCAGTCTGCGCGTCCGGCTCATGCACGCGCTGCGCGAGGCCGTCCGCTCCGGGCGGCTCGCCCCCGGCACCCGCCTGCCCCCGTACCGCACGCTCGCCCGCGACCTGGGCATCGCCCGCAACACGGTCGCCACCGCCTACGCCGAACTCGTCGAGGAGGGCTGGCTGTCGGCCCGGCAGGGCTCGGGCACCCAGGTGGCGCCGCGCGGCACCCCGCCGCGCACCGCCCCGTCACACCGGCCGCGCCGGGCCGAGCGCCCCCGGGTCCTGCACGACCTGATGCCCAGCTCCCCCGACGCCTCCTCGTTCCCCCGCTCCGCCTGGGCCGCCTCGGCACGCCGCGCCCTGGCGACGGTGCCCAACGACGCGTTCGGGGTGGGCGATCCGCGCGGGCGGCCCGAGCTGCGGGAGGCGCTCGCCGAGTACCTGGGCCGGGCGCGCGGGGTGCGCACCGAACCCGACCGGATCGTGGTCTGCTCCGGTTTCGCGCACGCGCTGTCGCTGCTGAGCGGCGTCCTGCGCGGCCCGCTCGCGGTGGAGTCCTACGGTCTCTCCTTCCACCGGGGCCTCGCCGAGCGGGCCGGCCCGCGCACCGTCCCGCTGACGGTGGACGCGCACGGCGCCCGCGTCGACGAGCTGCCGGCGAGCGGTGCCGCGGCCGTCCTGCTCACCCCCGCGCACCAGTTCCCGACGGGCGGTCCGCTGCATCCCGAGCGCCGGGCGGCGGTCGTCGCCTGGGCGCGCTCGCACGGCGGACTGCTCGTCGAGGACGACTACGACGGGGAGTTCCGCTACGACCGCCAGCCGGTCGGCGCCGTCCAGGGCCTCGATCCGGACCGGGTCGCCTACCTCGGCTCGACCAGCAAGAGCCTGTCGCCCGCGCTGCGGCTCGGCTGGATGGTGCTGCCGGGCCCACTGACCGAGGAGGTGCTGGCGGCGAAGGGGCCGCGCGAGATGTGGTCGGGGGTCGTCGACCAGCTGACCCTCGCCGACTTCCTGGCGTGCGGCGCCTACGACCGGCATCTGCGGCGGATGCGGCAGCACTACCGGCGCCGCCGCGACCTCGTCGTGCGGACGCTCGCCGAGCGCGCCCCGCACATCCGGGTGAGCGGCATCGCCGCCGGACTGCACGCCGTCCTCGAACTCCCGCCGGGCACGGAGGAGTCGGCGCTGCGCGCGGCCCGGCGGGCGGGCCTGGCCCTGGACGGGCTGCACGCCTACCGCCACCCGGACAGCGCGATGGCGCCGCGCGACGGATTGGTCATCAGCTACGGCACTCCCCCGGACCACGGCTTCGCGGCCGCCCTGGACACGCTCTGCGACGTCCTGCCCAAGGCGCCCTGA
- a CDS encoding alpha/beta fold hydrolase, whose protein sequence is MGGVGSWTERVVVRDGVRLVCRDRGGEGRPVVLLHGLAGHSGEWDVLADALGPRHRVVAVDQRGHGASERRPADTARAAYVADVVAVVEHLGLERPVLLGQSLGGHTALLTAAAHPDLPYALVLVEAGAGGPGTGVQAEIGGWLESWPIPFPSRAAAAEFLGGGPVGEGWARGLEERDGGWWPRFDADVMVASLAEIAERSFWTEWSAVTCPTLVVLGQHGIIAPGEADTLLTARPQVRALSVPGAGHDVHLEHPGILYEAIRRFLGELES, encoded by the coding sequence ATGGGGGGCGTCGGATCGTGGACGGAGCGCGTCGTCGTGCGCGACGGGGTGCGTCTGGTGTGCCGGGACCGGGGCGGCGAAGGCCGTCCGGTCGTCCTGCTGCACGGCCTGGCGGGACATTCCGGCGAGTGGGACGTGCTGGCCGACGCCCTCGGCCCCCGGCACCGGGTGGTCGCCGTCGACCAGCGCGGGCACGGGGCCAGCGAGCGCCGTCCGGCGGACACCGCCCGGGCCGCGTACGTCGCGGACGTCGTCGCCGTCGTGGAGCACCTGGGCCTGGAGCGGCCGGTCCTGCTGGGTCAGTCGCTCGGCGGCCACACGGCGCTGCTCACCGCCGCCGCGCACCCGGACCTGCCGTACGCGCTCGTGCTCGTCGAGGCGGGCGCGGGCGGTCCGGGCACGGGGGTGCAGGCCGAGATCGGCGGCTGGCTGGAGTCCTGGCCGATCCCCTTCCCGTCCCGCGCGGCGGCCGCGGAGTTCCTCGGCGGCGGGCCGGTCGGGGAGGGCTGGGCCCGGGGGCTCGAGGAGCGGGACGGCGGCTGGTGGCCGCGGTTCGACGCCGACGTGATGGTCGCGTCCCTCGCGGAGATCGCCGAGCGGTCGTTCTGGACCGAGTGGTCGGCCGTCACCTGTCCGACGCTCGTGGTGCTCGGGCAGCACGGCATCATCGCGCCCGGCGAGGCGGACACCCTGCTCACGGCGCGGCCCCAGGTGCGGGCGCTGAGCGTCCCCGGCGCCGGTCACGACGTCCACCTCGAACACCCCGGGATCCTGTACGAGGCCATCCGTCGCTTCCTCGGCGAACTGGAGTCCTGA
- a CDS encoding zinc ribbon domain-containing protein YjdM, producing MTESLPPCPQCSSAYTYEMGALLVCPECAHEWSPASGDAASGGADAEHVVKDAVGNVLSDGDTVTVVKALKVKGSPSGIKAGTKVRNIRLVADAVDGHDIDCKIDGFGAMQLKSSVVKKA from the coding sequence GTGACTGAATCGCTTCCGCCCTGCCCCCAGTGCTCCAGTGCCTACACCTACGAGATGGGCGCCCTGCTCGTGTGCCCCGAGTGCGCCCACGAGTGGTCCCCCGCCTCCGGCGACGCCGCGTCCGGCGGCGCCGACGCCGAGCACGTCGTCAAGGACGCGGTGGGCAACGTGCTCTCCGACGGCGACACCGTGACCGTCGTCAAGGCCCTCAAGGTCAAGGGCAGCCCCTCGGGGATCAAGGCCGGCACCAAGGTGCGTAACATCCGCCTGGTCGCGGACGCCGTGGACGGCCACGACATCGACTGCAAGATCGACGGCTTCGGGGCCATGCAGCTCAAGTCGAGCGTGGTCAAGAAGGCCTGA
- a CDS encoding ArsR/SmtB family transcription factor gives MSVPLYQAKAEFFRMLGHPVRIRVLELLQDGPTPVRDLLAAIEVEPAALSQQLAVLRRSGIVSSRREGATVVYALAGGDVADLMRAARRILTEMLAGQGELLAELQESEVGTR, from the coding sequence GTGTCGGTTCCGCTGTATCAGGCCAAGGCCGAGTTCTTCCGGATGCTCGGTCACCCCGTGCGGATACGGGTCCTCGAGCTCCTCCAGGACGGTCCGACACCGGTACGCGACCTGCTCGCCGCCATCGAGGTCGAGCCCGCCGCGCTGTCGCAGCAGCTCGCCGTGCTCCGCCGCTCCGGCATCGTCAGCTCCCGGCGCGAGGGCGCCACCGTCGTGTACGCGCTCGCCGGCGGCGACGTCGCCGACCTGATGCGGGCCGCCCGCCGGATCCTCACCGAGATGCTCGCGGGTCAGGGCGAACTCCTGGCCGAGCTGCAGGAGTCCGAGGTCGGTACCCGATGA
- a CDS encoding SulP family inorganic anion transporter encodes MTPTRRARSLADRVTALLPNRADLADVRRDPRRDLLAGLTVAVVALPLALGFGVSSGLGAEAGLATAVVAGALAAVFGGSNLQVSGPTGAMTVVLVPIAARYGPGGVLTVGLVAGLILVALAVARAGKYMSYVPAPVVEGFTLGIAGVIALQQVPNALGVAKPEGDRVLVVARRAVEEFLRAPNWTAVALAAGVAVLMLVGTRLRPTVPFSLVAVLAATLVAQLAHLDAATPIGELPSGLPAPSLGFLDLGALGTLLPSALAVAALAALESLLSASVADGMTVGRRHDPDRELFGQGLANIAAPLFGGVPATGAIARTAVNVRTGAGSRLAALTHAAVLAVIVFAAAPLVSKIPLAALAGVLLATAIRMVEVGSLRAMARATRSDALILVLTAVATLALDLVHAVLIGLAVAGLLALRAIAGQARLDEVPLDRGDHSAEEHALLAEHIVAYRIDGPLFFAAAHRFLLELAEVADVRVVVLRMSRVTTMDATGALVLKDAVEKLGRRGITVLASGIRPAHRRVLESVGALPLLLGDGHEYATTPEAIAAARAHLEHTGVLPGPRAAAVGEGTAR; translated from the coding sequence ATGACACCGACCCGTCGCGCCCGGTCCCTCGCGGACCGGGTCACCGCCCTGCTGCCGAACCGCGCCGACCTGGCCGACGTGCGCCGTGACCCGCGCCGCGACCTGCTCGCCGGGCTCACCGTCGCCGTCGTCGCGCTGCCCCTCGCGCTCGGCTTCGGCGTCTCCTCCGGCCTCGGCGCGGAGGCGGGCCTCGCCACCGCCGTCGTCGCGGGCGCCCTCGCCGCCGTCTTCGGCGGATCGAATCTGCAGGTGTCCGGGCCGACCGGCGCCATGACCGTCGTCCTCGTGCCGATCGCCGCCCGCTACGGGCCCGGCGGGGTGCTCACCGTCGGCCTCGTCGCCGGACTGATCCTCGTCGCGCTCGCCGTGGCCCGCGCCGGCAAGTACATGAGCTACGTGCCCGCGCCGGTCGTCGAGGGCTTCACCCTCGGCATCGCGGGCGTCATCGCGCTCCAGCAGGTGCCGAACGCCCTGGGTGTCGCCAAGCCCGAGGGCGACCGCGTCCTCGTCGTGGCCCGGCGCGCCGTCGAGGAGTTCCTGCGCGCGCCGAACTGGACGGCCGTCGCCCTCGCGGCCGGCGTCGCCGTGCTGATGCTCGTCGGCACCCGGCTGCGGCCCACCGTCCCCTTCTCCCTCGTCGCCGTCCTCGCCGCCACGCTCGTGGCCCAGCTCGCGCACCTCGACGCGGCCACCCCCATCGGCGAGCTGCCCTCCGGGCTGCCCGCCCCCTCGCTCGGCTTCCTCGACCTCGGCGCGCTCGGCACCCTGCTGCCCTCGGCGCTCGCCGTCGCCGCGCTCGCCGCCCTCGAATCCCTGCTGTCCGCGTCCGTCGCCGACGGCATGACGGTCGGACGGCGGCACGACCCCGACCGGGAACTGTTCGGGCAGGGCCTCGCGAACATCGCGGCGCCCCTGTTCGGCGGCGTCCCCGCGACCGGCGCCATCGCCCGCACCGCCGTCAACGTCCGCACCGGCGCCGGATCACGGCTCGCCGCGCTCACCCACGCCGCCGTCCTCGCCGTGATCGTCTTCGCGGCGGCGCCGCTCGTCTCGAAGATCCCGCTCGCGGCGCTCGCCGGAGTGCTGCTCGCCACCGCGATCCGCATGGTCGAGGTCGGCTCCCTGCGCGCCATGGCCCGGGCCACCCGCTCCGACGCCCTGATCCTCGTCCTGACCGCCGTCGCCACCCTCGCCCTCGACCTCGTCCACGCGGTCCTCATCGGGCTCGCCGTCGCCGGACTGCTCGCCCTGCGCGCCATCGCGGGCCAGGCCAGGCTCGACGAGGTACCGCTCGACCGGGGCGACCACAGCGCCGAGGAACACGCGCTGCTGGCCGAGCACATCGTGGCGTACCGGATCGACGGGCCGCTGTTCTTCGCCGCCGCCCACCGTTTCCTGCTGGAACTCGCCGAGGTCGCCGACGTGCGCGTCGTCGTCCTGCGCATGAGCCGGGTGACCACCATGGACGCGACCGGCGCGCTCGTCCTCAAGGACGCCGTCGAGAAGCTCGGCAGACGCGGCATCACCGTCCTCGCCTCCGGCATCAGACCCGCACACCGCCGCGTCCTGGAGTCCGTCGGCGCGCTGCCCCTGCTCCTGGGCGACGGCCACGAGTACGCGACGACGCCCGAGGCGATCGCCGCCGCCCGCGCCCACCTGGAGCACACCGGCGTCCTGCCCGGCCCGCGCGCGGCCGCCGTCGGCGAGGGGACGGCCCGATGA
- a CDS encoding pyridoxamine 5'-phosphate oxidase family protein, which translates to MSTGPGATPRMVEVSGAEALWLLEGSSRGRLVYVRRDQAVVRPARHLWGTGRLLVRAPAAVGVLPGAVSYHVDEVDERTGEGWTVTVTGPVDTVTEPHEAAHYRRVLPGWAHGPHDAVLRVRPQTVTGFRLTAPGAAR; encoded by the coding sequence ATGAGCACCGGACCGGGCGCGACACCGCGCATGGTCGAGGTCTCCGGCGCGGAGGCCCTGTGGCTCCTCGAAGGCAGCAGCCGGGGACGCCTCGTCTACGTCCGCCGGGACCAGGCCGTCGTCCGGCCCGCCCGGCACCTGTGGGGCACCGGTCGGCTGCTCGTGCGCGCGCCCGCCGCCGTCGGCGTCCTGCCCGGCGCCGTCTCGTACCACGTCGACGAGGTCGACGAGCGGACCGGAGAGGGCTGGACCGTCACCGTGACCGGCCCCGTCGACACCGTCACCGAGCCCCACGAGGCCGCCCACTACCGGCGCGTCCTGCCCGGCTGGGCGCACGGACCGCACGACGCGGTGCTCCGCGTCCGCCCGCAGACCGTCACCGGATTCCGGCTCACGGCCCCCGGAGCCGCCCGGTGA
- a CDS encoding ATP-binding protein yields the protein MPLRHALTVPAEGSAVRLARETAQMVLAEWGVNPGHPAVDPALLILSELVTNSVRHAAALAPTVTVVFAGGADCLAFGVHDRHPDRPSLHEAAAGSPGGGLGTVMELTHGLGGSAVVRGDADGQGKSIWITLPL from the coding sequence ATGCCGCTGCGCCATGCCCTCACCGTGCCCGCCGAGGGCTCCGCCGTACGCCTCGCCCGCGAGACCGCGCAGATGGTCCTCGCCGAATGGGGCGTCAACCCGGGCCACCCCGCCGTCGACCCCGCCCTGCTGATACTCAGCGAGCTCGTCACCAACAGCGTCCGGCACGCCGCGGCCCTCGCGCCGACCGTCACGGTCGTCTTCGCGGGCGGCGCCGACTGCCTCGCGTTCGGCGTCCACGACCGGCACCCCGACCGGCCCTCGCTGCACGAGGCCGCCGCCGGTTCACCCGGCGGCGGACTGGGCACCGTCATGGAGCTGACCCATGGACTGGGCGGCAGCGCCGTCGTCCGCGGCGACGCGGACGGCCAGGGCAAGAGCATCTGGATCACCCTGCCCCTGTGA
- a CDS encoding STAS domain-containing protein → MTIEWRYRIEQDLGILSVSGHLGPEAAHRFTGAVGWVVARGSGPVVVDLTELRGWSTEGQLAIVAAARRLADCGRAMELAAIPADGSLVPSGDCPAIPVHCDLHAALAAHAPRDGGADEPHEWRTEGWAG, encoded by the coding sequence ATGACCATCGAATGGCGTTACCGCATCGAGCAGGACCTGGGCATCCTCTCCGTGTCCGGACACCTCGGCCCGGAGGCCGCCCACCGGTTCACCGGCGCCGTCGGCTGGGTCGTGGCACGCGGCTCCGGGCCCGTCGTCGTCGACCTGACGGAGCTGCGCGGCTGGTCCACCGAGGGGCAGCTGGCCATCGTCGCGGCCGCCCGCCGGCTCGCCGACTGCGGCCGGGCCATGGAGCTCGCGGCGATCCCGGCGGACGGCTCCCTCGTCCCGAGCGGAGACTGCCCCGCCATTCCCGTGCACTGCGACCTGCACGCCGCGCTCGCCGCGCACGCGCCCCGCGACGGCGGCGCCGACGAGCCGCACGAGTGGCGCACCGAGGGCTGGGCCGGCTGA
- a CDS encoding ArsR/SmtB family transcription factor: MSTPLYQLKAEFFKTLGHPARIRVLELLSEREHAVAEMLPEVGIEPAHLSQQLAVLRRANLVVTRKEGSNVYYSLTSPHVAELLRVARTILSGVLSNQAELLADLRSSPGERGRSA, translated from the coding sequence ATGAGCACACCCCTGTACCAACTCAAGGCCGAGTTCTTCAAGACGCTCGGCCACCCGGCACGCATCCGGGTCCTCGAGCTGCTGAGCGAGCGCGAGCACGCGGTCGCCGAGATGCTCCCCGAGGTGGGCATCGAGCCCGCCCACCTCTCCCAGCAGCTCGCGGTGCTGCGCCGGGCGAACCTCGTGGTGACCCGCAAGGAGGGCTCGAACGTCTACTACTCCCTGACCAGCCCTCACGTGGCCGAACTGCTCCGGGTCGCCCGCACCATCCTCTCCGGCGTCCTCAGCAACCAGGCCGAGCTGCTCGCCGACCTGCGCTCGTCACCGGGCGAGCGGGGACGGTCCGCCTAG
- a CDS encoding nuclear transport factor 2 family protein translates to MPDTSPSALGPREVLARYRQAMLDLSADDLADLYAVDAVHEFPFLFPGMPERYEGREEVRAGYRAAWGASPARPREIREVAVHEGADGEVLVVEQIVSGTFATTGRSFDFPGLLVIRVRDGLIVHVRDYMDGLGVAHATGRLTAVAAGLGAPS, encoded by the coding sequence ATGCCCGACACCAGCCCGTCCGCTCTCGGCCCTCGTGAGGTCCTGGCCCGCTACCGGCAGGCCATGCTCGACCTGTCCGCGGACGACCTCGCCGACCTGTACGCGGTCGACGCCGTCCACGAGTTCCCGTTCCTCTTCCCCGGTATGCCCGAGCGCTACGAGGGACGCGAGGAAGTTCGCGCGGGCTACCGGGCGGCCTGGGGTGCGAGCCCGGCCCGGCCGCGGGAGATCCGTGAGGTCGCCGTGCACGAGGGTGCCGACGGGGAGGTGCTCGTCGTCGAGCAGATCGTCTCGGGGACCTTCGCCACGACCGGCCGGTCCTTCGACTTCCCCGGTCTGCTCGTGATCCGGGTCCGCGACGGCCTGATCGTCCACGTGCGTGACTACATGGACGGGCTCGGGGTGGCGCACGCGACGGGCCGGCTGACCGCCGTGGCGGCGGGGCTCGGCGCCCCCTCCTGA
- a CDS encoding 2-phosphosulfolactate phosphatase, with translation MPAESEPAGHGVYVAWGPAGAARLAPRVVCLVVVDVLSFTTAVTVAVAAGTRAYPYRWRDAGAAEFAERVGARLAVGRSALGPGTPWSLSPASLRRAPFTPRLVLPSPNGSTVAAAAAAGTLVVASCLRNASAVGRRLTAEGLGTPERPVAVIAAGERAADGTLRLAEEDLLGAGATVAALEAVRPAPSAVRARDAFLRTPDVRAAVADCPSAHELYGYGFREDVEIATEADTAPVVPVLVDGAFTDEAPVPRVSAP, from the coding sequence ATGCCCGCTGAGTCCGAACCGGCCGGGCACGGCGTGTACGTCGCGTGGGGCCCGGCCGGCGCGGCCCGCCTCGCCCCGCGCGTCGTCTGCCTGGTCGTCGTCGACGTGCTGTCGTTCACGACGGCGGTGACCGTCGCCGTGGCGGCGGGGACCCGCGCGTACCCCTACCGGTGGCGGGACGCGGGCGCGGCGGAGTTCGCGGAGCGGGTCGGGGCCCGCCTGGCCGTCGGGCGGAGCGCGCTCGGCCCCGGCACCCCGTGGTCGCTGTCCCCCGCGTCACTGCGCCGCGCACCCTTCACCCCGCGGCTCGTGCTCCCGTCCCCCAACGGCTCGACCGTCGCGGCCGCCGCCGCTGCCGGGACCCTCGTGGTCGCCTCGTGCCTGCGCAACGCGTCGGCGGTCGGCCGCCGGCTGACCGCCGAGGGCCTCGGCACTCCGGAGCGGCCGGTCGCGGTGATCGCGGCCGGCGAGCGCGCGGCCGACGGCACGCTCCGGCTCGCCGAGGAGGATCTGCTCGGCGCGGGCGCCACCGTCGCCGCGCTCGAGGCCGTCCGCCCGGCCCCGTCCGCGGTCCGGGCCCGGGACGCCTTCCTCCGCACCCCCGACGTCCGCGCGGCGGTCGCCGACTGCCCGTCCGCGCACGAGCTGTACGGCTACGGGTTCCGCGAGGACGTGGAGATCGCGACGGAGGCCGACACGGCGCCGGTCGTACCGGTCCTGGTCGACGGCGCGTTCACGGACGAGGCCCCCGTCCCTCGCGTCAGCGCCCCTTGA
- a CDS encoding acetate--CoA ligase family protein: protein MSGLGVFRDPRSVAVVGASDRPEKWGHWLARGALTGRHRRRVHLVNARGGEVLSRPCHRDLDALPEVPELVAFAVPAAALADGVARATGLGVPGLLAITAGVPDEAGLAATVAAGPSTRLLGPNCLGVYDAAAELCLAWGSFTPGGLAVVSQSGQLGLEIAGAAASARIGVSRFVSVGSQLDVTAAEVLDDLADHAATRVVALYLESFGDGERLLGTLDRLRRAGKHVLVLTVGASGAARRTALSHTGSMTSGVDVVDAACRAVGAVRVDTPAQLADTAQLLMRSRPVRGPRVAIVADSGGQAAVAADTAARLGLDVTPFPPALRHHLARRLPSQSAVTNPVDLAGAGEQDLTTYASTVTAAAAAGVADAVVLSGYFGSYGRDIPAQQPAESAAARELGAVAAEHRVPVVVHSMAEDTDTIGELRDAGVPTYRDVEGALRAVATAGRLAEAPLRRAPRTEPAGVDVTAGAGGRGYGAARELLRAAGVAFPRAVVLAPGVTDPRPLVAGLTAPFVLKADWLEHKTEQQGVVLGLRTADELAAAHADMVERLGQHRFVVEEMDPRPGVVELLVAARRDPSFGPVVVVGAGGVRAELDPDLALELAPCTAATARAMLRRLRVAPLLDGWRGAPPLDVTALAEVIVTVSRLLAARPELAEIELNPVRVAATGALAVDALIVPSSPRTG, encoded by the coding sequence GTGAGCGGCCTCGGCGTGTTCCGCGACCCGCGCTCCGTGGCGGTCGTGGGCGCGAGCGACCGGCCCGAGAAGTGGGGGCACTGGCTGGCCCGCGGGGCGCTCACGGGCCGGCACCGGCGGCGGGTGCACCTCGTGAACGCGCGGGGCGGCGAGGTGCTCAGCCGCCCCTGTCACCGCGACCTGGACGCGCTGCCCGAGGTGCCCGAGCTGGTCGCCTTCGCGGTCCCGGCGGCGGCGCTGGCCGACGGCGTCGCGCGGGCCACCGGCCTCGGGGTGCCGGGCCTGCTCGCGATCACCGCGGGCGTCCCGGACGAGGCGGGCCTGGCGGCGACGGTCGCGGCCGGGCCGTCGACCCGGCTGCTCGGACCCAACTGCCTGGGTGTGTACGACGCGGCGGCCGAACTGTGCCTGGCGTGGGGCTCGTTCACGCCGGGCGGCCTCGCGGTGGTGTCGCAGAGCGGGCAACTGGGCCTGGAGATCGCCGGGGCGGCGGCGTCGGCGCGAATCGGGGTGTCCCGGTTCGTGTCCGTCGGCAGTCAGCTCGACGTGACGGCGGCGGAGGTCCTCGACGACCTCGCCGACCACGCGGCCACCCGGGTCGTCGCCCTCTACCTGGAGAGCTTCGGGGACGGCGAGCGGCTGCTCGGCACGCTCGACCGGCTGCGGCGCGCGGGCAAGCACGTCCTGGTCCTCACCGTGGGCGCCAGCGGCGCCGCGCGACGCACGGCCCTGTCCCACACCGGCTCGATGACCTCCGGCGTCGACGTCGTGGACGCCGCGTGCCGCGCGGTGGGCGCGGTCCGCGTCGACACCCCGGCCCAACTCGCGGACACCGCACAGCTGTTGATGCGCTCCCGGCCGGTGCGCGGGCCGCGCGTCGCGATCGTGGCGGACAGCGGCGGTCAGGCCGCGGTCGCGGCGGACACGGCGGCCCGGCTCGGCCTCGACGTGACCCCCTTCCCTCCGGCGCTGAGGCACCACCTGGCCCGGCGCCTGCCGTCCCAGTCCGCCGTCACCAACCCGGTGGACCTCGCGGGCGCCGGCGAGCAGGACCTCACCACGTACGCCTCCACGGTGACGGCGGCCGCCGCGGCCGGCGTCGCGGACGCCGTCGTCCTCAGCGGCTACTTCGGCAGTTACGGCCGGGACATCCCCGCGCAGCAGCCGGCGGAGTCCGCCGCCGCACGCGAACTCGGCGCCGTGGCCGCCGAGCACCGGGTGCCGGTCGTGGTGCACTCGATGGCCGAAGACACGGACACCATCGGGGAGTTGCGGGACGCGGGCGTGCCCACGTACCGGGACGTCGAGGGGGCGCTCCGGGCGGTGGCGACGGCAGGGCGCCTGGCAGAAGCGCCACTGCGCCGGGCGCCGCGTACGGAACCGGCGGGCGTGGACGTGACGGCCGGCGCCGGCGGCCGCGGGTACGGGGCGGCGCGTGAACTGCTGCGCGCCGCCGGTGTGGCCTTTCCCCGGGCCGTCGTACTGGCCCCGGGAGTCACGGACCCGCGCCCGCTCGTCGCCGGCCTCACCGCGCCGTTCGTCCTCAAGGCGGACTGGCTGGAGCACAAGACGGAGCAGCAGGGTGTCGTCCTCGGGCTGCGCACCGCGGACGAACTCGCCGCCGCCCACGCCGACATGGTGGAACGGCTGGGCCAGCACCGGTTCGTCGTGGAGGAGATGGACCCGCGCCCCGGAGTGGTGGAGCTGCTCGTGGCCGCGCGGCGGGATCCGTCGTTCGGACCCGTCGTGGTCGTGGGTGCGGGTGGGGTCCGGGCCGAGCTCGACCCGGATCTGGCGCTCGAACTGGCCCCGTGCACGGCGGCGACGGCGCGGGCCATGCTGCGGCGGCTGCGCGTCGCTCCGCTGCTCGACGGGTGGCGCGGCGCGCCGCCTCTCGACGTCACGGCGCTCGCCGAGGTGATCGTCACGGTCTCCCGGCTGCTCGCGGCCCGCCCCGAACTCGCCGAGATCGAGCTCAACCCGGTCCGCGTGGCGGCGACGGGCGCCCTGGCCGTCGACGCCCTGATCGTCCCCTCCTCCCCGCGCACCGGATAA